The sequence CCGCACTGCAGGACGGACGGATAGACAGACCAACAGACGGACAGGCGGGATCCGTGCGGGCCTCGGCACCCGACGGGAGAAATGACTGGCTCGGTGATGCTGCCGACTGGGAGAAATTTGCTCGGGCTGTCAGACTCCCTGCTACCTTCTGCGGTCTGAAAAAGCATCATTTAGGATGCGCAGCGCGGAATCTAATTAACTGATGTGACAGCAATTGACGTATCTTTAAAAGGCGAAAGCATCTGAATTCGCCCGAGCAAATCTGCCCGCGAGTTCTTGCCTCTCCCGGTCACGGGCAGGCTGAGCCGTCCAGGAAAACGAGTGGAGCATCTGCCCTGGTACCGGCTTTCGTCTGTCCCTGTGGATCTGCCTGCGAACTCGGACTTGGCTCTCTAACCTGCCTCCGCgggggagaagaaataaaagaataaaaataatcaaaagcaTTACATTTCTCAGAGCAATAGttcataaaatactttattgaaataaagtaaatatcTTCGCATTAATAAAACCGAtcataaaatgcagttttcGAGTAACTAGGGGCACCACAGGGTTTTAGACAGCGAGTAGATGTGTCAGATGGGATCCAGTGTCCTTCTGGGCCCTCGCACAACACCGGCGGCCGTGGCGCAGCGCTCCAGAGAGGAGTGGCGGTGGTGCGACCGGCCGAAACGCTCAGTTCACCGGAGGCCGAAGGCGACCGTCGCCGTTAACCAGGGCCGTTAACCTTCGCCCCGTCCCGCCGGAGAGGTGCAGGGCCGGCCGCGGGCTCGGCGAACAGCACCcgaggggcggcggggccgtCGGGGGGGGGCCCGGGCCGTCACCCTCACTCCTCCTGGCTGACCTCGACCGGCGAGCCCAGGCTCTCGGGCGGCTTCTCGGCGTCCCGGGCTCGCTCCTGCTCCGAGAGCTGCtcgctgctggggatggagttCTTCTTGGGGCGGCCCTTGGGTTTGGTGGGGGACTCCAGGCCGCCCCCCTGCAACACCTGCGGAGCGGGGagggggcagaggaggagggaggcaccCCGATAAAACCGAACTGCCACCGGGAAGACCCCTCTCCACCGTTCCCCGGAGCTAAGCACCGCGCCCGGACCGCAGAGAGGCGAGCAGCCGCGGCTGCCGGAGGGGCTCCTCCCGGGGGCCGAGCTGCAACGCCGGGCGGGCTCGGGCCGGGAAAAGGGGTGTCCTTAAGACCGggtattattattagtagtagtagtagtcaGGGCCGTCACGCAGAAGGACGAGCCTGCGGGGCGCGGTGCGGCGTTCAGCAGGGGCGGACTCGGGCACTtactattttcttccatttcatgcGCCTGTTCTGGTACCAGGTTTTCACCTGGAGCTGGCTGAGCCCCAGCGATTCGGCCAGGTCTATTCTGCGGGCGAGAGAGAGAGGCGATGAGCCCCGACAGCTTTCGTCTCGGCTGGTAGCCTTACTCTTTCTTCGGGAAAAAACGGGCCCCGTCTCGTCCCGTCCCTTCCCGTCCCGCGCCCAGTCCGCAGGGTCCTACCTGTCGGGCGTGGAGAGGTATTTCTGCTTCTCGAAGCGCTTCTCCAGCCCCATGAGCTGCAGCTCGGTGAAGACGGTGCGGCTGCGGCGGCCCTTCTTGACCTTGCTGCCCGGCTCCGGGGGGCCCGGCTCCAGCTTGCCGCGGAGGTGCAGCTCCAGTGGGAGATGGGGCGAGGCGGAGCCGCCCTGCAGCCCCGAGCCGGCGGCCAGCAGCGCCGAGCCCAGCCCCGAGCAGCCCAAAGGAGCCAGCGGGAACTTGAACACGGCGGCCGGCTCCGCCTTCAGCACCGCTGCGGGAGACAGGGGCCGTCAGCGCCGGCAGCCCCCGGCCCGGTCCCCGCGGACCCCCGGGGCTGCAGGGTGCTCGGCTGCCCTCGGATCCGACCCTGACGGGAACCCGGGGCTCTTCTCCTTCCTCGGCAGCGAGCCCCCGGGGCCGGCGGGTGCGGGACCCGCGGCGGGGGTcgggcccggccctgcccgggTCCCCCCGGCTCCGCGGTGCAGGGTCACGCTTTGCCCTCCAACCGGCAGTTTCTAATTAGAGAATGACTTGGGGGGTTATAAGTGGAAACAGTTTAAATCCCCCGAAAGCGTCCCCCTCCGGTGCCACCCAACAGCtgcccgcggcggcggcggggcccgggcaCGGCCCCGGGGTTCCCTCACGACTATTTGTCAGGACATTTTCGATCGGGGAACAATTTCTACACCTCTCCGTGAGTCGCAGCCCCACGGCTTTCCCATGAGGGCACAGAGCGATTCCCCAGGAGCAATCCaacgaggaggaggaggatgccgCAGACACTCTCGGGCCGCTCCAGGCCGCAGCCACGGCCACGCAGCCATCCTGCAACCCGGCGGGCTGCTGCCTGGCTCGGCCCCGCTCCTCTctgcccggccccgctccgccaACCGGCTGCCGCCCCGGAGCGAACCTGGTGGCTTGGAAAGGCCTTTCCGAGGAGTCCGTGCGGGCTCCTTCCCATCAGCTTACGCGGAAActgcctctttcccttcttacagggcctgatcctgctccCGCTGAACCCAGGCCGTGAGGGCTATAGAGAGCCTTGAATCGGCTCCACCATTTCGAATCGTTCTGCCCATCTTGAAAATCATACTGATTTACAGAAATTCTGACGTCTCTCTTGCGGTGAGGAGGAcgctttcttctttctctttcaaaagcaaagcaagaaatcGGGATCCTACTATTCCGTTCGTTTCTAGGGCTAAAAAGCGACGTCTCCGCAGATGGAGATAGCTTGGGAAAAGCAGACCTTTCGCAGTCGCACAGTAAGTGCTGGCGTTTGAAATATGTTAAATACTGGAGtttaacaacaaaacaactaTGTCGTTAATAAACTGCATTTGTCCTAGATACTATATCAGACTGCACAGACCTAGCTGGCTCCcgctttaaataaatatatataaaaactacATATTAATActatataattattatataaaagtactataaataaatatttctgcattatatataaatatcGTGTATTATATATTTCagatataaattaatatatatgtCGGGTATCCAGCCAAATCTGTGTCCGCAGAGCAGCCCTACAGATACAGACCCCGCTCATAGGCTCCAGCAATCCACTCCTCATCCAAAAACACCCGCTCAACAACAACGGTCTCCCCGTGAAGTCATGGGCCGTGCTGTGCAAGCGCTGTCGGAGCCTGAGGCCGCTCTCTTCCTGTCAGGCACCCGGCTGGAGCCCCCCGCGGCACGGCCGGGACCTGGCGGGGTGCGCACGGCCGGCAAAGCCCGGCAGATATTTTTTTTAGGCAAAATTCACGTCGTTTTTCTTCCGGGAACCGGCGCTAAAACGCGCTCGAGTCCATCAGCGGGAAATGCCTCCCGCCTCGCCGCCCCGTGCCCGCAGCCCGCAGCCGCTCCCCCCCGGCCGCGGGAGCCCTCGGGACTCGGTGCGGGCGCGGGGGCTCCCCCTGTTCCCCCCGGGGACGTACCGAGGTGGTTGTGGTAGGGCCGGGCGGACAGCAGCGCCTGCACCCCGAACTTGAGCAGCTCCCCGGCCGGCGCGGCCTCCTTGGCGTCCGGGGGGTCGGTGAGAATCTCCTCGATCATGAAGCTGCGGTAGCGGTGCGAGCGGTGGTCGGGGAAGGCTTCGGCCGGGAAGTAGTGCGCGGCCCCCAGCTCCAGCGGGTGCTGCATCCTCGCCGCCGCCCCGGGATCGGGGCGGGGAGCCGGGGCCGCCCTAGCGCAGCCCCCCGGCCGGCAGCCGGGCAGCGGGGCGCCCCGCGGGGACTCTGCCCATCGCCCCGCCGCCCCtaccctgcccctgcccctgcgggccgggcccggcgcggcccccCCAGCGCGAGTGGCTCGGGACTGCCCTGAGCAGCGCGGCGGACCGGAGCCGTTACCGCCGCATGCACATGGGGCGCGGCACCGAGGAGCGTCTCTCCGCCCCAGGACGGCGGGCAGCGGCCTATTATAACCGCCGGCCCCGGCGGGGCTGTCACCGCTGCGGGGGGAGGGCGCGGGAGGGGCTGCGGAGGAAGGAAGGGGCCGGGGCGGGCGAGTACCTGGAAGCGAGAGGTTACAGCAGAGCATTTGATCCCCTGCCATATAAAGCAAATTAGCCTTTCTGCCCGCTTCGGGAGAGCAGACACCCAAATAAGCGCTGGCCCTTTgcgccgcggccccggccccatCCTATTCCCAGTCCCCATCCCCGGCCCCATCCTCGGCCTTGTCccccccatcctcatccccagcCCCGTGCCCATCCCCATCCTCGGCCCCATCCCTATCCCTATCCCTATCCCTATCCCTATCCCTATCCCTATCCCTATCCCTATCCCTGTCCTTATCCCCACCCCTATCCCTATTCCTGTCTCTATCCTTATTCCTATCTCTATCCCTATCCCTATCCCTGTCCCTATCCCTATCCCTGTCCTTATCCTCATCCCAGTCCCCGTCCCTGTTCCTTGGCGGGGGAGCCGCGGCTCCAGGCGCGCCTGACCGGAGCAGGGGGACACAAGGGGTCTCCAGGGGACCTCCCCCCCTACCTGCCCGGGCCTCCCGCCCCCAGGGCCGGCTCACCCCGGGGTCCAGCCCCGTGGGCCCAGCCGTGGACCCGCACATCCCCTTCGTCGGGGAAGGGCCGTCCCCCCGCGGCACCACCGGCGGCTCGGAGCCGCCGGGGCAGCCTCAGTGCGGTGGCCAGGGGGACCCAGGGCCCGGAGGGAGGCGGGAGCCGCGGCGCCGGTCTGGGGTCAGGGCTGCCCGTCGAGGGGGCCCGGCCCGACGCCCCTCAGCTCTGGACTCTCCCCGGGCGTTGGCCTAATCGCTGCGAACTACAAGGAACTGATCAGGGAACGAAACAAAGCACAGCACGAAGCGGAGCGTTTCCATAGACTTTTACAGTCTTTTCACGAATGTTTTGCTCGGTACAACGGGATTCGTTTAATTGCTCTTTAGCCCGTGTCACGCAAGACACCAGATCATAAAGAGCCGTCCCTTCGCGTTTCTGACGTACTTCGTACAAGATTTCTGCGCGAGTGTCCCAACGCTCGTGATCCCCGGCAGGAAATGTGGGCACCAACGGATTAGAGGGGGGATGATTCGGCGGAGCCCCCGGATCCCGGCCGGCGGGTCCCCGCGCCAGGGAGAGCTGCCAGGGGTCGGGGGCGGGTTTTGGCCGGGCTCGGCCCCCCTCTCCACGGCGGAGGCGACGCCGGACACGCGGGATGTATCCCACGGTCTCAGCCCAGCCACGATAGAGCTGACCCACGCAGGGGGCCGGGCGTCGGGCTCATCCCcgggaaggggagggaagctCAGCTTCGTCTTTATAGTTTTCGACCCAAAAAAAGGGGATTTCGGCCGCTGTCGGCTCCCGCGGGGCTGGCGAGGATGTCGCCCAGCCCCGCTCTATAAGCAGGACGGGGCCGCCCCGGGGGTCCCGCACGGTGCCTCCCGTGAGCGCAGTTCCCGAGGGACGTGTCCCCGGCCCCACGCTGCCCGCCGCGCTCCGCGGCCCCGTCCTGCAAGACGCGGGGGGGACCCGCAGCCCCAGAGCCGCTGGTGCAGCCGTGGGGAGACCCACAGGTCTTGGTGGCAGGGAACCCCTGGCCGGTAATTGTAGTTAAATCGCGAAGGAAGAGATAACGGGGACGAGTTCAGGGAACGACGCAGGGCACGAGGCCGTGCTGCTCGCTCTTGTTCGCGTTATTTCAATGCTACTACCCTGTCCTCTCAGCGGACTCACTCAACCCCCGCGCTCGACAGAAAAGAGGTGTTTCTTGAATTAATTTATGCTCTCTACTTCCACTGCCTTCGCAGATAACTTGTTCCATATGTTTACTGCCGCTTGGACGGAGCGGTTCTGCACGGATTTTCCTGGTTTCTCCACGTTTCTCCAGTTCAGAACTATTTCCCTCGCTCCGTGGAACACGAATGAGCTGGATCCCACTCCACGGGCTCTCCCCGACCTCCCGCCGCCCTGGCTCCTGCTCTTGTCTGCCCATTTTTTGTCTATCTTCTCTATTTAGATCACAAGGTATTTTCATGCTAAAGTGCTGATTTCTAACGGCCGAGGCAAAACGGGCCTTTGGAGCGATTGTAATAAATAACGAGGAGAATATTTATGAGTAAAGTGAGAAGAATTTGGGCCACATTCAAGAGAGCACACAAATCCACATCGGATTGTTTAAACAACCTCACCTCCGAGACCAGCGCACTCATAAACAAATAGCACGCACAAAATTAATTACCAGCTCCCTCCCCACaccttgtattttttttttttccctttaaaataaaccaaaactcAGTAataattgcaaatatttaaacCCCCGTTCCCATCTCTGCGCTGGTCAGGCTCAGTGCGCTACAGAGCTGGTGTCATTTCCCAGCGTAAGGAATTACCCGTGATAATGTCAGGATTTACAACGTTATAACCATCAGCCCCGAGGTCGCTTGTGGCCCGAGGGCACGGGTGGCCCGAGGATCCCATCCCGAACCGCCCCGGGAGCCGACCCAGAATCACCCGCTTcgttaaatatatgtatgtgtatgtgtgtaaatatatatgtatataaattaaaaataaccttcATGCAAAAAGCTCCTATTGCAAGATTTTGATGCTGCACTGTGAGAAAGGGTGAACTCCACCACCCGCTGCACTCACAGTCGACAATTTAAACTCGTTGCAAAGCTAAAAGTACGTCGGTCAATGGCTTTTTAATCGTGACTCTTACAGTGTTTAC comes from Strigops habroptila isolate Jane chromosome 11, bStrHab1.2.pri, whole genome shotgun sequence and encodes:
- the BARX1 gene encoding homeobox protein BarH-like 1 — encoded protein: MQHPLELGAAHYFPAEAFPDHRSHRYRSFMIEEILTDPPDAKEAAPAGELLKFGVQALLSARPYHNHLAVLKAEPAAVFKFPLAPLGCSGLGSALLAAGSGLQGGSASPHLPLELHLRGKLEPGPPEPGSKVKKGRRSRTVFTELQLMGLEKRFEKQKYLSTPDRIDLAESLGLSQLQVKTWYQNRRMKWKKIVLQGGGLESPTKPKGRPKKNSIPSSEQLSEQERARDAEKPPESLGSPVEVSQEE